A genomic stretch from Helianthus annuus cultivar XRQ/B chromosome 1, HanXRQr2.0-SUNRISE, whole genome shotgun sequence includes:
- the LOC110883602 gene encoding uncharacterized protein LOC110883602, translating into MPPRRDAQPQTNEEIAALVTQQMAAVLPNIVTQVHQIYNNNNNNNAQCNFQTFNSAKPLKFSGSEGATVLLQCFESIESTFRHIQCPNERKIYFASSIFQRRALTWWNGIMRDRGADVAMELTWEDLKDLMKKEFCPRSEMRALEDEFYYLKLDSEENRAYTDRFEQLSLLCPTMVTPLDRAIEKYIDGLPDPVSQPPIPPSKQEP; encoded by the coding sequence ATGCCTCCTCGACGAGATGCACAACCTCAAACCAacgaagaaatcgcagcccttgtCACTCAGCAGATGGCTGCTGTACTTCCGAACATAGTAACTCAGGTTCATCagatatacaacaacaataacaacaacaacgccCAGTGTAATTTCCAGACCTTTAATTCAGCCAAACCGCTAAAATTTTCTGGGTCTGAAGGAGCAACCGTTCTCTTACAATGCTTTGAAAGTATAGAAAGCACATTCCGCCATATTCAATGTCCTAATGAGCGCAAGATATATTTTGCTTCGAGTATCTTTCAAAGGAGAGCACTCActtggtggaatggtattatgagagaccgaggtgccgatgtagcaatggAATTAACATGGGAAGATCTTAAAGAtcttatgaagaaagaattctGCCCACGAAGCGAAATGCGGGCACTTGAAGATGAGTTCTATTATCTAAAACTGGATAGTGAGGAAAACCGTGCCTACACTGACCGATTTGAACAGTTAAGCCTACTTTGCCCCACTATGGTCACACCTTTGGATCGGGCCATTGAGAAATACATCGATGGTTTACCTGACCCTGTGTCACAGCCTCCGATCCCACCCTCGAAGCAAGAGCCGTGA